A region from the Pseudomonas cucumis genome encodes:
- a CDS encoding lipopolysaccharide kinase InaA family protein translates to MRLSELKNAGRSPSLPLSIPLADAAGAAELQLLSLLRVLPGQRYVGAGVWRGRPVLAKLLVGSKAARHFQRELDGVRLLAAQGLTTPLLLADGLKDGEGGWLLFDFLEGAESLGDAWQQVEHLPVLADEQSAVLAEALGAIGHLHSKGLWQEDLHLDNLLRHGGQLYLIDGAGICAETAGKPLSQQKVLENLGVFFAQLPKSLEPFTEELLVYYLLENGEHALPMEALQKQIDKVRRWRLKDFLIKVGRECTLFSVQRGAFGLRAIRREEEAAMLPVLEQADALLDQGHLYKTGGAASVGKVEVAGRTLVVKRYNIKGFAHWLKRFWRPSRAWHSWREGNRLAFLGIATPKPLALLEKRFLWLRSRAYLVTEYLPGPDIIERFAPYVESGEAPEAELQALDHLFAELIRERISHGDFKGHNLFWQQDSWALIDLDSMCQHGSLSSFAPAYARDRARFMRNWPESSALYQVIDQRLPKDISGAA, encoded by the coding sequence ATGCGTTTGTCCGAGCTGAAAAACGCGGGCCGCAGCCCGAGCCTGCCTCTAAGCATTCCACTGGCCGATGCCGCGGGGGCTGCAGAGTTGCAATTGCTGAGCCTGTTGCGGGTATTGCCGGGGCAACGTTATGTGGGTGCCGGCGTCTGGCGCGGTCGGCCGGTGCTGGCCAAGCTGCTGGTCGGCAGTAAAGCGGCGCGGCATTTTCAGCGTGAGCTGGACGGCGTGCGTTTGCTTGCCGCTCAGGGGCTGACCACACCGTTGCTATTGGCTGATGGCCTGAAGGACGGCGAGGGCGGCTGGCTGCTGTTCGATTTCCTCGAGGGGGCCGAGAGCCTGGGGGATGCCTGGCAACAGGTCGAGCACTTGCCGGTGTTGGCGGATGAACAATCAGCGGTGCTGGCCGAGGCCTTGGGCGCGATCGGCCATCTGCATAGCAAGGGCCTGTGGCAGGAAGACCTGCACCTGGACAACCTGCTGCGCCATGGCGGTCAGTTGTATTTGATCGATGGCGCCGGGATCTGTGCCGAGACGGCTGGCAAGCCACTGTCACAGCAGAAAGTCCTGGAAAACCTCGGAGTGTTTTTCGCCCAGTTGCCCAAATCCCTGGAACCCTTCACCGAAGAATTACTGGTGTATTACCTGCTGGAAAACGGCGAGCATGCCTTGCCCATGGAAGCGTTGCAGAAGCAGATCGACAAGGTCCGTCGCTGGCGTTTGAAGGATTTCCTGATCAAGGTCGGCCGTGAATGCACGTTATTCAGCGTCCAGCGCGGCGCATTCGGCCTGCGGGCGATTCGTCGCGAGGAAGAGGCGGCGATGTTGCCGGTGCTGGAGCAGGCCGATGCCTTGCTCGATCAAGGCCATCTGTACAAGACCGGCGGCGCGGCGAGCGTCGGCAAGGTCGAGGTGGCGGGTCGCACATTGGTGGTCAAGCGCTACAACATCAAAGGCTTTGCCCATTGGCTCAAACGTTTCTGGCGCCCGAGCCGCGCCTGGCACTCATGGCGTGAAGGTAATCGCCTGGCGTTCCTGGGCATCGCCACACCCAAGCCGTTGGCGTTACTGGAGAAGCGTTTTCTCTGGCTGCGCAGCCGGGCGTACCTGGTGACCGAGTATTTGCCGGGGCCGGACATCATCGAGCGGTTTGCGCCGTACGTTGAAAGTGGCGAGGCACCGGAAGCCGAATTGCAGGCTCTGGATCACCTGTTCGCCGAGCTGATTCGCGAGCGGATCAGCCATGGAGATTTCAAGGGTCATAACCTGTTCTGGCAGCAGGATAGTTGGGCGCTGATCGATCTGGATTCGATGTGTCAGCATGGCTCGCTCAGCAGCTTTGCCCCGGCCTATGCGCGGGATCGGGCGCGGTTCATGCGCAACTGGCCCGAGAGCAGTGCGCTGTACCAAGTGATTGATCAGCGTCTGCCCAAAGATATCTCTGGCGCTGCCTGA
- a CDS encoding lipopolysaccharide kinase InaA family protein, which translates to MSGWTLEPAYSDLAEDFGSLDAVFALKGERLTRDPLSEVIRVQRNGVNYYVKRYVGAGKGLRRYLGKPRVKAEWQNLKRFAKWGIPTAEVVAWGLERRGVAYDRGAMITRELPHTEDLSVLADRHDPKLADRAWVDNISRQLAGYTRTMHDHRFTHNDLKWRNLLIDDEPRLFLIDCPNGDFWRGFWLKYRITKDLACLDKVAKYHLSATQRLRFYLQYRQCTRLNAADKKRIRHVVRFFEGRE; encoded by the coding sequence ATGTCGGGTTGGACACTGGAACCTGCTTACAGCGATCTGGCAGAAGACTTCGGCAGCCTTGACGCGGTGTTCGCGCTCAAGGGCGAGCGACTGACCCGCGATCCACTGTCCGAGGTCATTCGCGTCCAGCGCAATGGCGTCAACTATTACGTCAAGCGCTACGTCGGCGCCGGCAAAGGCCTGCGCCGTTACCTGGGCAAGCCGCGAGTGAAAGCCGAATGGCAGAACCTCAAGCGTTTCGCCAAGTGGGGCATTCCCACCGCCGAAGTAGTGGCCTGGGGGCTGGAGCGACGCGGCGTGGCTTACGACCGTGGGGCGATGATCACACGCGAACTGCCCCATACCGAAGACTTGTCCGTCCTGGCTGACCGGCATGATCCGAAGCTGGCGGACCGCGCCTGGGTCGACAACATCAGTCGACAGCTGGCGGGCTATACCCGGACCATGCACGACCACCGGTTTACCCATAATGATTTGAAGTGGCGCAATCTGCTGATTGACGATGAGCCCCGGCTGTTTCTGATCGACTGCCCCAACGGTGATTTCTGGCGCGGCTTCTGGCTCAAATACCGAATTACCAAAGACCTGGCTTGTCTGGACAAAGTGGCCAAATATCACCTGTCGGCTACCCAGCGTCTGCGCTTTTACCTGCAATACCGCCAATGTACCCGGCTCAATGCCGCCGACAAGAAACGGATTCGGCACGTGGTGAGATTTTTCGAGGGACGCGAATGA
- a CDS encoding lipopolysaccharide kinase InaA family protein, whose amino-acid sequence MTDFLAAEDRALLERHGLGTFDALWAKQLEAVDEPNTGRGGWSSVFRLELEGHGYYLKRQSNYLTRTFHSPFGEPSFSREFRNISRYQKLGIPALQAAFFGERKVDGEVRAILLTRALDGWDDLDSLLQRWSDLSAAQHSAILKACGQLARRLHEMHQLHGCFYPKHIFLQATGDGYQAQLIDLEKTRPLFFGQRDRVKDLDPLLRRAPEWSESQLRELLAVYLDQPLNSSLVDSWVSRLSARRSHKEAR is encoded by the coding sequence ATGACTGATTTTCTGGCTGCTGAAGACCGTGCGCTGCTTGAGCGTCATGGCCTCGGCACCTTCGACGCGCTCTGGGCCAAACAGCTCGAGGCGGTGGATGAACCCAATACCGGTCGGGGTGGCTGGAGCAGTGTATTTCGGCTGGAACTGGAAGGTCATGGCTATTACCTCAAACGCCAGAGCAACTACCTGACACGCACATTTCATTCGCCTTTTGGCGAGCCGAGTTTTTCCCGTGAGTTTCGCAACATCAGTCGTTATCAGAAACTGGGTATACCGGCGCTGCAGGCGGCGTTTTTCGGTGAGCGCAAAGTCGACGGTGAAGTCCGGGCGATTCTGCTAACCCGCGCGCTGGACGGTTGGGATGACCTGGATTCGCTGTTGCAGCGCTGGTCCGATCTGAGCGCGGCGCAGCATTCGGCGATTCTGAAAGCCTGTGGGCAACTGGCGCGACGTCTGCACGAGATGCATCAACTCCATGGTTGCTTCTATCCCAAGCACATTTTTCTCCAAGCCACCGGTGACGGTTATCAGGCTCAGTTGATCGACCTGGAGAAAACCCGCCCGCTGTTTTTTGGTCAGCGTGATCGGGTCAAGGACCTGGACCCGTTGCTGCGTCGGGCGCCAGAATGGAGCGAAAGTCAGCTGCGCGAGTTGTTGGCGGTTTATCTGGATCAGCCATTGAACAGTTCGCTGGTGGACAGTTGGGTATCGCGCTTGAGTGCGCGGCGCAGTCACAAGGAGGCGCGTTGA